AGTCAGTGTTAAACAGTTTTTATGTGAAATTTTGCCCATCCTTCAGTATATTCACGGGCGCAGAGTTATTCATCGAGATATCAAACCAGCCAACCTCATCCGTCGCAACCAAGATAGCAGACTAGTACTCATAGACTTTGGTGCAGTAAAAAACCAAGTGAGTCAAGCTGTACTCAACCAATCGGAACATACAGCCCTAACAGCTTATGCTATTGGAACTCCAGGTTTTGCACCTCCAGAACAAATGGCAATGCGCCCCGTATATGCCAGTGATATCTATGCTGTGGGTGTGACTTGTATTTATTTGCTTACAGGCAAATCTCCTAAGGATTTAGACTACAATCCCACCACCGGAGAACTAATTTGGGAAGATTCAGTATGTGTATCTAAGCATTTTGCCAAAGTTCTACGCAAGATGTTAGAAGTTTCTGTCCGTAGTCGGTATCAAACAGCTGATGATGTACTGCGAGATTTAGAGTTAGAGCCATATATCGATAGTCTCGCCAAGGGTTTAACTAGCTCATCTCAATCTCAAGAGCGTTTTGGGTATCGTTTAGAAGATAGTGGAGTTTATTACAGTAATCCTAGTCATGCTGCCACAAATCATTCTAGTGCTGGTGTGGCACAGGTTGCAGCCGCTATCCGCGCTCGTCGAGCTAGACTCGAAGGCACAGTTGCACCCACAGGAGTGGTAGGAGAACGGGTGATATCCAACAAATCTACTGCCTTAACTAGTAGCAATAGTTCTCCCAGTACCAGGTCAACAACTCCCCGTAGGCTAAACCCCGATGGTTTGCTTAACGCATATACCAAAGGTAGACGAGATTTTGCTCTACATAATCTAAATTTGATTAATTTACCAGGTGCTGATTTATCTGGAACCAATTTTCACTCCTCGCAGATGGAGAAGATTAATTTACAAGGTGCGAATCTTTACAATAGTGATTTTGGTAAAGCAAATCTGAATCGGGCAAATTTGCGAGATGCGAATTTAAGTAAGGCGTATTTACACAATGCGGATTTAGAGGGAGCGGATTTAAGGGGTGCAGACCTGAGCTATGCCTATCTCAATAATGCTAACCTGCGGGGTGCGAACTTGTGTGGTGCCAATTTAACTGGAGCCAAAATTTCTGAGGAACAGTTGGCTGTCGCTAAGACAAATTGGATGACAGTGCGTCCCAATGGTCGTAGAGGGTTGCTGTAAGTTGGATTAGAGGTCGTTTTTACCTTCTAAAAGCGAGATATCTGACTGATTAAAAGCAAATGTTAATACTATTGGCTGCATATGCAATTTTAGGATATAAATACACTAAAAAAGCTCATATTTATCTGAATTGAGGTTGTTTTTTTGTTGAGTAGCTTTTAATACAATCGCTATTTCTTAAGGTTTTCTTTATAATTAAATCTAATTGAAGATACTGAGAAAACTGTAAAATTATCTGTTAAATTGTAACAACATCTGATTAACTAGAAACTTTTTATCACATTCGGTAAGAATGCGGTTACAAATAGTTAATGGAAAACTTTAATCTGAAAATACAGAGGAATAATTGTGCTGAAAGTTATTTACTGTCAAGAATTTTGGAATAAAATAAAAAACTAGCTATCTCAAGTTTGCTTCTCACACACTCATGACAAGTCTCAGCAATTTACATTAGTTGGCATCAGAAGGCTAACCTACTATGGCTGAATTTACAGAAAACGATTTAGAAAGGAGATTGAGTTTATACCAAGTTTTTCTGAAGTTGTATGAAAATCATACTCATCTACTTGATGAAATTCTCCAACTAGAGGATGTTTTTCAGCCATCTGCTTCAGGGTCAGTACAAAAGTACGTACATGGTGTGATTGATGGTGCAAATATATATATCATTACAAACTTGGGAGAGGGAAAAACACAGGTTTTAAGTCAACCTCAGGGTATTTGGACTATTGGACGCGATCGCAGTAACGGGATTCATCTCCATGATAAAT
The Calothrix sp. 336/3 DNA segment above includes these coding regions:
- a CDS encoding serine/threonine-protein kinase produces the protein MSYCLNPNCPNPENSAFSDRCLSCGSLLLLRDRYRVLQSLGQGGFGATFLAQDEALPGEPSCVIKQLRPSGSSAHVLQMARELFEREAVTLGQIGNHPQVPRLLDFFEENRQFYLVQEYISGSTLQQEVKTQGTLGEVSVKQFLCEILPILQYIHGRRVIHRDIKPANLIRRNQDSRLVLIDFGAVKNQVSQAVLNQSEHTALTAYAIGTPGFAPPEQMAMRPVYASDIYAVGVTCIYLLTGKSPKDLDYNPTTGELIWEDSVCVSKHFAKVLRKMLEVSVRSRYQTADDVLRDLELEPYIDSLAKGLTSSSQSQERFGYRLEDSGVYYSNPSHAATNHSSAGVAQVAAAIRARRARLEGTVAPTGVVGERVISNKSTALTSSNSSPSTRSTTPRRLNPDGLLNAYTKGRRDFALHNLNLINLPGADLSGTNFHSSQMEKINLQGANLYNSDFGKANLNRANLRDANLSKAYLHNADLEGADLRGADLSYAYLNNANLRGANLCGANLTGAKISEEQLAVAKTNWMTVRPNGRRGLL